In Trachemys scripta elegans isolate TJP31775 chromosome 10, CAS_Tse_1.0, whole genome shotgun sequence, the sequence GAGAGGaagtggcagctccccaccaaaGGAACTGGGGGAGGTAAGatactcccagaagcagcagaaagATGCTCTGGTGTTTTCCAATATTAGGGAAGGGAGGGGACTTCTTTAGCAGAGTGAAAACTAAGAGCGACTGTGagctcagcacaatggggccccaatgcTGACTGGAGTGTCTAGATGATATTGTAATATACATAAAATTCAGACTACCTGGCTGAGGAACCCTCTCCTAAAGGGAAGGGGTGGCGCATTTATAGCTAGATTGGACACCATGCTAGTAACTGTATAATAGGGCCCAACCCCGTGGGGTTGGACAGTATGGACTCCTACGTGTTGAATTATAAAGGCCCCAGGTTGCACTGGTATATATGTTAGCAGGGGCAGATTCAGCCATTTTCCTGAGGCTCTCAGGTGTGAGATTGGGGGAATCCATTTGACTCCCCAGATAGACTACACAGCTCTTTTCACAGTCACTGGGATAGGAGGGGTTAGTCTAGTGAAGGAGGCTGGGCACTCTGGTGTTTCCAGCTGGAAGCACATGGGGAAGTAACACACAGGTTCCAGTTCAGAGTGAGTCCGTCCTCTTCCGAGCAAACACAGCCGACATGCTTTTGACAATGCTGCGGATCCCAGTGCCCTTCTTCAGTGCCAGCTTGGCCTCGCAGATGCGCTCCGCCAGCCCCTGGAAGACCATGAGTGCCCCATGATAGGCCTCAGCCGCAGAGACCTCATAGAACTCGCAGTCCATGGAGAGCGCCAGGAGCCGGCCCTCCTCACTGGAGACCGCCCGCCGGTGGTGCAGGTCCCGCTTGTTGCCCACGATGACGATGGGCACCTTCTCCTGGCTTAGAGCCTCCTTGGCTGCcttgatgacctggactttggGGCGCAGCACGTTGAAGCTGGCACGGTCGCAGATGCTGTAGACCAGGATGAAGCCATCTGCCCACTGGACTCGCTTTTCCTTGGCAGAGCTCTCATCCACCCGGTCCTAGGGAAAGCGAGATGGGACAGGAAGATGGGGTGGAGTTTGATAAATGAGGGAGTCTCTGGGGAGGATGTTAGTGCTGACAAAGGTCACACAATCATCTGGctgggctggaaactgaagctccTACGCTCCCCTTTAAACAACATACAGGTCAACTGCAGCTGGGTAGTAACCCTGCCAGTCACATCAACCCCGATCTGGAAACACCAGCTGCAAGAGGAGAGAGACTGGTTCTGGTCTTGGCCAGCACAGGGCCACAAACTAGACTGGCACCCATAACCCAAAGGTAAAGATTTTATCGCCTAACCTACACCGAAACCCAGCCACCTCCAActcccaggaggggtggggaggggcccttTCACCAGTTTGGTTCAAGGAGGCTGTGCTTGCACCTAGCAGCAACTTCCTGCCCTTCTGTGCAAAGCATCCAGGCTCAAGAGCAGCTGGAGGCTTCTGACTCCATGCTGGCAGAGATGCAGCACACCCCGTCTTTGGACAGgcagtcccatcctccccagggAGGAACACTCGAGTGGGCAGAAGAGAacagggaaggtgggggggaaatgagaaGAGCAACAACCTCCGAgtaaagggaaggggaggagcgatACCTGGCAAAGCCCACCAAGGCTAGGCCAGAACCCTTTGGAAGAGACTAGAGTCAGGCTTACTATCCTCACCTCGCATCGCATGGAGCAAAGAGGGCTTTTAGCTGCAGGTTATACGAGTTTGGCGTTCTCAACTTAGGACCTCACTTGGAACTCCCTGCCACGTCCACTGAACCagtacgggggggaggggggggggcggactTAGTGCGGTCCTATACTGAGCTAGCTGCCGCTTCCTCCCTTTTCTTTCCCACTGGGGACTAGTGGAGCAGGGTGGCAAGTCCTGCACGGGTGCTAGCCTGGGAATACAGTCTTTGCTGTCCCAAGGCCTTTACCCTCCAGCTGGAAGCATGAGAGAGGCCCCATCCCTGCAAGCTGCCCACTAGCCAGCGGGTTGGCCCAAAGGTTAGTCATGGTTGGGGAGAGTCGGAAGCAGGGGTTACAGTCTGGCTGATGCTTCAAGTCCATGGTTTGTCTTTGGGTTTTCTTAGCTAGGGGAATAGTTTTCCCTTGGGGCAAGAATgtgagacagcagcagcagaggccccTCACCTGTGAACAGGGGACGTCCCATATGTGGATGTGGATCTCTCTGCCCTCCATTGCCAGGCTGTGGCTGTAGATGAATTCTGCCAAAAGGCCAAAAGGCACAAAGATCACTGCATGTATCGATCACAGACAACCAGAGAGCCGTGTCCTCTCGATGacaaccctgccacccactgcctccctgctgcacACACAGCCTCCCCTCCAGGTGGGACATCAGCCTCCAGGGCGCTAGGACCACGGCCTTTGTGCTGTATGTAAGGCACGAGCCACACCTAGCATGTTGGCATTCAGCCAGAGTCTGCCATCCGGtaacccagcctgccagggtgtcGATCTCCCTCCTGTCCTTCAGTCAGTGCACTTGCACCTGCGTCCCCACTAGCCGCCCCACGTGGGTCACACAGGAGCCCCTCACATCTCTACAAGAAACGCTTCTAAATGCACAAACTGGTTCCAATGAGTAGATTTAACCCTTAAGCCTGCAGGTAGCAGGCAAGAGCTCTGGAGAGGAAAAGCGGGGGCTCAGGAAACAGCCAAATCCCACACAGAGAACCAGTCACGCAAATCAGGACTTTTCCAAATTGGTCAATTCACACcccacaagaacaaggggaagtTAACACGCAAGCCCCCAGCATGGCACTCACCCATGTCTCCATATTCCCCGATGAATCGCCTGGTAAGGAAACGCACCGTCAAGGCTACAAAGAAGAGaacagggggtgtgggggggggggaacctaaggatttaaaatgacatttttttgttCCCTTGCAAACCCCAGCGGAGCGATTACTACCCTGAGCCCAACTCAGCACCAGCCGCAGCCTGGTGTGGACAGCCTGCTCTGCAATGGAGCCATCTCTTCATTTCTGTATCCATTAAACTCTCACTGAGCTGTGGGTGAACAATCTCTGTATTTTATTTCACACATTGTCCAACCAGCAAGTTTGCTAAGAAAGGATG encodes:
- the LOC117883971 gene encoding ras-related and estrogen-regulated growth inhibitor-like protein yields the protein MVLRIPLRRSASFTPDHQPLMEMSNPTTLKMEANVLVLGADSVGKSALTVRFLTRRFIGEYGDMEFIYSHSLAMEGREIHIHIWDVPCSQDRVDESSAKEKRVQWADGFILVYSICDRASFNVLRPKVQVIKAAKEALSQEKVPIVIVGNKRDLHHRRAVSSEEGRLLALSMDCEFYEVSAAEAYHGALMVFQGLAERICEAKLALKKGTGIRSIVKSMSAVFARKRTDSL